Part of the Melopsittacus undulatus isolate bMelUnd1 chromosome Z, bMelUnd1.mat.Z, whole genome shotgun sequence genome is shown below.
CCTGGTGCTCCAGGGCACCCAGGGAGGCCCCACTGCAGGGTCCCTCACAGGGACAGAGTGGTCACCAAGGAATAGCTTTGCCTTCCCAGCTGAGCAGAGTCCCATGGTGTTTCTCAGAGAGGATCGGCAGTACAGACAGCAACCCCTGCACGCTTGTGTCCACAGTCAGGTCAGCCTGCAATGGACATAAGTGAGGAGAAGGACAGAAACACCAGTGTCATTCTCAGAGTCCCagactggtctgggttggaagggaaataaaagcttgtccagttccaaccccctgccataggcagggccaccttccactagaccagattgctccaagccccagccaagctggccttgaacactgccagggatggggcagccacagcttctctgggcaacctgtgccagggcctcagcaccctcacagggaagaacttgtgcctaagatctcatctcagcctcccctctgtcaggttaaagccattccccctaTTTCCCAGGCAGCACCCACATGTTCTGCAGTGGctcagcacagacacaggcaaCCAGGAGCCCAAGAGACAGCTCATTTTCACATGGACCCCTGCTCCTGAGAGCCATCCATCTCAGCCACCCCAAGCACCCCTGTGCATGTCTGTAGGCTTGTGTtccacccatgggtgcccctcTTGACCTGCTCAGCCAGGACCCACCTCCTGGCCACCCATGTCAGTTTTCACCCAGCCAGGGTGAAGTGCCACACAGAGGATCCCAGCTTCCCTGTAGGTCAGAGCCTGGCACCTGGTGAGCATGTTGAGGGCAgcctggggaaggaaagaagcatCAGCCATGGGCAGTAGAAAGCTCCATCCACAAGGCTCCCTTTCCatgggagggagaaaaggcaATGCTAGGCCTTCAAGAGACTGTTTTCTGCCCTAGGAAGACAGCAGCTGGGCATGTGCATGCCCAGGAAGCTTGGGATGGGGTCAGCATGGATCAGTCCCTCCACCTCATCATCTCAGGTGCTTCACTGACATCATGCAGCTCTGACTCCCACTGAGCTCATGACTCCCAGTATCCATACCTTGCTGCAGCGGTAGGAGATTACAGGCTTGAAGAAGCACTGAGGAGTTTTCTCAATGGACCCCAGCATGGTAGAGATGTTGATGATGGCTGCCCTGCtacagctcagcccctttcctGTGCTCTTCTGGGCAGCCTTCTTCAGTAGGGGCAGGAATGCCTGGGGAGAAGCAACCTTGTGGGAACCTGTGCCCTGAGCCAGCCCCACTTATGTCAGCTGCACCCCAGTCTGGCTACAGCAGGGTGGAGGAGGGAGAACAGTGGGAAGCCAAGAGAGCTGGGAGTTTGCGTCAGTGCTCCAGTTAGCCCAACACAAAACAAGGGATATAGAGGGTTTGGGCTGGAAGCACAGCCCTAGCACTAAcccatccctcctgcagccctgggaaaCATGGCAAAGCCCTCTGAAATCtccatcacagaatcacagaatcttttCCAAataaggttggaaaagaccttcaagatcatcaaatccaactgttccccagcactgccaaggccaccactgaaccatggcactgagggcctcatctacacggtttgtgaacacttccagggatggtgactccaccgctgccctgggcagcctgttccaatgcctgagcaccctttggggaagaaattgttcctaatctccagtctaaactcccctggtgcagcttgaggctgtttcctcttgtcctatcccttgtTCCTGTGgagcagagaccagccacctcctggctccatcctcctgtcaggcagttatagtgtgataaggtctcccttgagccttctcttatccagactaaaccccccagttctctcagccattccccatcacacttgtgctccaggcccttcaccagctccgttgctcttctctggaccagcctccagcacctcagtatctttcttgtagtgaagggcccagagctgaacacaggattcaaggtgcagcctcatgACCAAAGTCAGCCCTGGCTACCCTTCAGCTGGGTCAAATCCCCACTCCATGGCAAGCATTATCTCCAGAGCTTCATGCATACCTGGGCCATGAGCAGTGGCCCCACCACATTGGTCTTGTACGTTCTTATCATCTCCTCAGCATCCACTGTCTCCAGCGATGACTTCGGGTTGTAGATGCCAGCATTGTTTATGAGCAGGTTCAAGCCAGCGCCATTCAGCTTCTCCTCCACAATCCTCACTGCCTGTGTAATGGTGGAGGGATCTGCAACATCTGCAGTGGAAGAGAGGAGGGTTTGAGACCCACAGGGTCTATTCGGGAAGACGAGGGAGGTTGTGATGCTGAGTAACATCCACGCACCCCTATCTGTGTGATCTTCCATCTGTGGTCACCAGATGGTGCTGTGCAACCAGCTCAGCGCACCCTGGCACCCACAAGCCCCAGCTCACCCCAAAACTGCCTTCTTCACCCCACTGCCAGCAGCTGAAGGACCCTGCCCTGCGGCAGTCCATGGAGCAAAGCCAGCTGGGGACAATCCACGGTGGCAAAGCACTGCTGGGACTACCATGCTGTGTCAGCCTCTGCCAGTGGGCAGAGTCCATGGCTGAGCAAGCTCTGGAGAATCTAGGGCAGCCTCTGGAGGCTGGAGGGACATGGTCTCTATAGGGGCTGCTCTGGGACCTGCTGTGGGATGACTCTGCCAAGTCCTACAGCTCCTGCCCAGGCTCTAGGCCGATCTCACAGTGTTTCCACAGGAGCTGCCTCCCTGGTCTCACCTGGGACCTGGGATCAAGGCACCTCAGCTGTATGGCAGAGCAAGGATGCAGCCATTcacctggaggagctggaggctgccAAAGATGGGTCTTAAGAACCTCCTGGTCCTGTGGCCACGGGGCAAGGAGGGTTCAGGGAACAGGGTACTAGGGCTGAGAGAGGCCTGGAGAAGCTGGGCTTTTGCCAGCAGGACTTGAAGCAGCTCTGAAGAGCTGGATCCCCACATAGAGCCTGAAGGCAGgtagggagggaagaagaaaagggggcAAGTGTGGCCCCATTTTACTAGCCACAAATTTACTAACTCAGAGGCAGAGCACACCTACCCAGCTTCACAAGAACCAAGTTTGGGTGTTTGGATGCCAGATCTCTCAGCTCCTACAAAAAGAGACATGGAAACAATCAGCACGAGGCAGAGGCAATGCAAAGCACCATGTTGGAGCACCAGCAATGGTCCCACCCTGAGGGAAACATCTTCCAGATGTTACTCAGTGCTTGTGAACAGCTGGGCTGGGCCTACTGAGGTTCTCAGGATTCTGCTAGGCTCCACAAAGCAATGTCCATGTGCTCAGAGCATGACATGGCTGAAACTGCAAGGTACTGTGGCCACTCTTCCAAAGGGTCAAAGTCCATAACCCAGCCAGAGCCACAGCAAAGGGTGAGAGCAACTACTGAGGACCAGCTCCCTGGGGAAGTAATGCAAACTGGCCAAGGATATACCCAGAAGTGTCTCCCAGTGGCTGCTGCAAGTGAGATGGAGGAGGAATGGCTGTGATTGTCAAGCTGATGTCTAGGCAAATCACATCTGGATCCCAGTAGCCCAATCCCATCCAATCTATCCTGAATACTCCAtcgccccctcccccccatcaAGAAAAATGAACCACTTATTTGTATGATTTTACTATTTTTACCAAACATGGAGGATTCAGAAGCCCTTTCCAAAAAGGTAACTGTCAACCATACGGCTGTACAAGGCTTAGAGAAGCATCCCCCAGTGGACAGCAATGTGCATGGGCTACTCTGGGGGACACTGGCTCCACTTCAGCCTTGCAGAAAGTCCTCTGAGCACATCATTGCCATAGTCCAGAAAGTTGTGTGGGGAAGAAGgactacaagaaagctggagagaggctttggacaagggcctgtagggacaggacaagggggaatggctttaacctgacaagAGGGGAcactgagatgagctctcaggcagaagttcttccctgtgagggtgctgaggccctggcacaggttgcccagagaagctgtggctgctccatccctggcagtgttcaagccaggttggacggggcttggagcaagctgctctagtgggaggtctccctgtccatggcagggggttggaactggtgagctttaaggtcccttccaacacagaaaTCTGAGCTAGTTCTGACCCTCTGAACTTGgccagcagcggcagcagcaggatcTGGGCAccccaggctggcagcagggtGAGCTCTCACTGCACAAGCCGGAGTAGCACCAGCAGTGAGTATACACAAAGAGCATCCCGAGGGCTTCCTAAGGTACACACCACACTGTATGGCAAGCTGTGGTGGGTCACagtaagcagaagaaaaccaaagccGGAGCTAAGGAAAGTTGGAGCTGTGTGGATGCTTTGTTCCTGTGATTTCTCACGTGTGAGTCTCTCCCATTTCAGTGCAGTGCAAAGCAGGTACAGGAAGATCCCAAAGCTTCACGGGCCACCAGTTAACGACTCCCCGGATTTTGGAAAGCGGTGGCACACTGCAGAACCAGCCGGAGCAGAGCCCCTGAGGTTCACATCAGCCTGACCCTCCTCAGCCCCAACACCTCTCGAGGCGGCGCTGTGCCACAGCCCATGAGCAAAGGTTTGGCACGGGAAGGCCGGCTGGGTTCCAGCCGAGGGGGTCTCAAATAGCCCGGCAGCGCGGTTGTCAGGGGTGATACGGCTGATCCTTCGCCTCCAGCACAACAGACAAGCAGAGGACTGTCACGTCGTGTAGGACATGGCACACCGAGAGCTCTGCTGTGATGGCAGCGCTCCTCTCGCACGGGCAAAGTTCACCGAGCGCGTTACCACTATCACCCTCCTTCACCCATGGCTGCTGCCGGCACCCACAAGGCGAAACCCCAGCCCCTCCCGGCGCTGACCTGCGCCCGCGGCCCCGCGGGGTCCCGGCAGGTCGCGAAGATCCAGGCGGATGGTCGCGGTGTCCGCAAGAGCTGCTTCACCAGCCCCAGCCCGATACCGCGGTTGGAGCCGGTCAGCAGCACCCCACTCGCCGCCATCCCTGAGGCTCCGGGGCGGGGCGCGCCAAGCACCGCCTCCCGACCGTGCGGCGAGGGCAGCGTGCGGGTGCGTTCGTTCCCTTCCATGTAACGTCCGGTGCAAACACAGCAGCCGCAGCCTTGTCCGGCGGCCCTCGCCTGCCCGGCATCCGCGCCATGATCTCGGAGGGTACAGGTGTCCCTTCCCAAGGCTGGGGTGCAGGGAAGGCTTACAGCATTCCTGGCCAGCTCCCCCTAGTTTCTATACAGAGAATGATGTTCCATTGTttggaatatccctttggctagttcaggtcaggtatcttgtttctccttcctcctggcttctcgTGCGTCTCCTCACCGGCAGAGCCTGAGTCTGAATATAGAGTAAGTACTAACCAATAACCAAAGCACCAGTGTATTTTTAGCATTATTCTCATCCTAAAGCCCAAGCACcgcactgcaccagctactaggaagagaATCAACTATCCCAGATGAAAGCAGGACAATCAAGAAGGTATCAAACCCTTCACAACTGTTTTTATTGCCTGCCCAGAAATGCACCTGATTTGGTTCTCTCCATGACAATCAGATGCAATGAACTGGGAAAGTAGGCTGTGGTGTGGGGATGATGGTGCCTGGGGGGACTCTTCTTGGTTTTTGTTGATAGATGTCAGGTACCTAGTTCAACAGACCAATCAAAGGTGTGGAAAAGAGTAAAGTAAGGAAATAATTGGTGGCATCTAGAGATATGAAAACTGGGTGTTAGGAAAACCATAAACATAAGCTGGAGGGGACTTTCATgtaccagctctgctgcctgccacgAGGTGGGTATTTattgatgttttattttcagctattACATATAAAACCATATGCACAAACAACATTAAAATCCCAGTACAGTGAGAGCACAACCTGGAGCTCAACAGTGAAGTAATGGCTGAGCAGCTCTGATTTGTATAAGCatcattatttattttgcttactTTCATTTGGGTAGACAAAACATCTCTGATAACAAGAATTaaatggaatcatggaatcacagattggtttgggttgtaaagaACCTTAAGAACATATACTTCCAAGCCCTGTgacataggcagggacacctaacactagaccatgttgcccagggctctgtcagacctggccttggacaatgccagggatgaagcactTACCACTTATTTGGGCACCTGTgccggtgcctcaccacccttacagggaagaactgcATCCTTATATCCAACATAAGCttcccctttttcagtttttcatccattgaccacaactctttgcgtgcggtCATCCAGCCAAgtccttatccactgagtggtccatccatcaaactgatgtctcttcagtttagagacaaggatgttgtgtggaaCAGTATCAattgctttgcacaagtccaggtagatgacatcaactgctccaccactgtccatcacttttgtagccccgtcatagaaggccaccaaattggtcaggcaggatttccccttagtgaagccatgctggctgtcaccaagcacctggttgtttttcatgtgccctagcatgccttccaggagaatctgctcccagattttgccaggcacagaggtgagactgactggtctgtaattccccgggtcatccattttccccttcttgaaaatgggggttatatttccctttttccagtcatcgggaacttcacttgactgccatgatttttcaaatatgatggccagtggctttgcaacttcattcgccagctccttcaggacctgcggatggatttaatcaggtcccatggacttgtgcacattcaggttcttaagatggtctcgaactagatcctctcctacagtgggcccaaagtcttcattctcacagtccctgtgtctgccttccaagacttgggtggtgcggtcagagcctttgccagtgaagaccgaggcaaagatgtcattaagaacctcagcattgtccaaatccagggtagccaatTCTCCCAACAGCCccggagagggcccacattgtccctagtctgtcttctgtttgctacatacctatagaatcccttcctgttatctttcaatCCTTTGCCAAACTCAATTTTAACTGGGCCTTAGTTTTCCTGACCTGGTCTTctcagacaacatccctgtattcatcccaggccacctgtcctcgcttccaccttttataagctttcttttccccctctaaGTTTTTTgtcagctccttatccatccattgaggtctcctggccttcctgTCGCATTTGCTTGTCAGGATGCAATGTTCCTGAGTCTGGAGTAGGTCACCCTTGAATATCAGCAAACAgccttgggcccccctgccctctagggctgtatcccatggaaccttactaagcaggttcctgaagaggccaaagtctgctctcttgaaatccagggcagtgagcttgctgcacgcccttctcactgtcctgaggatctcgaactcGACAgtctcatgatcgctgcaaccgagacttccctggagcgtcATATTTCCAGCAGCCCCTacctgttggtgagcacgaggtcaagcagggcacctcttctcgtcggctcctctattacttgcaagaggaagttgtcttccacacaactgaggaGACTCCTAGATTCAGAATCAAATCAAAAACTAGTGAATGATAATAATCTGCTGATAGCATCAGGTGATTTGTGCTAATTTTATCCTTCTCCATAGGAGTTCTGCTGCACTGAGCCTCTGCTCCCCTATTTCCTTTGGGATATTGTGGAAGGTACAAAGCCCTGACAAGTGAGAAAGTTGCATCCTGAGCCTATGGGGGCTACAAGGCCATACTTCACCACAGCTCAGAACAAGACGAGGGTATTAATGGAGCACTGCCAGAAAGCCATTTGGAATCAGTCCTCCTTGGAGACTCCTGGAGATTGAAAGCCCACCCATTACCAAGTGAGTGATTGCACACTTTGGATCACTGGCCATAAAGTTTAAGAATTCAATGATGAATCCATGTGACTTCCTGAAGCTGTAGTTGATGTTCGTGGAGCTTTAATTGAGTTTGAACTGTAGAGTTCATTTATCCTGAATTTGCTGGTTCCATGGcaaatataaaaatgctttgagaACATTTTGTATTTGAACAATGACATAGAAATTAGAATTTACTAGACGTTAATTACACTACTAACTACTAAGAAGCAGAAACCCTCCTTATACCATATATTTGGAATAAAGACCCCATTCTACTTTTTGTGCCTCATTCTGTGCTCAGGCCATTTATTAGGTCACCAGAATGCTGCTCTATCTGTGGCAAAGATTGACAAGTAGGCAACAAGTAAGGATAGAGTGATAGAAACACACAAGCAGAGAATctaggctggtttgggttggaagggaaattaaagctcgtccagttccaacccctgccacaggcagggacaccttccactagagcagcttgctccaagccccgtccaagctggccttgaacactgccagggatggggcagccacagcttctctgggcaacctgtgccagggcctcagcaccctcacagggaagaacttcttgcTATGTAaactgaactttccctgtttcagtttaaacccatcagcccttgtcctgtcactacagctaTGGTGAAGCATGCTGAGAGGGGTTTTGATGACCTACTCCACAAAGATCCTTCCTACTGCTGGCAAATTACATTAACAAAGTCTTCCTAGGGTCTTGTCTCCAAAACCCTTGGATACAAGGATACCGTGTGAtctgctctgcaggaagagTTAATGTGCAGCCACAGCTGAGGTCAACAGGAGCCTATTCTGAATATAAATGTAAACTGTGAATAAAAGGCAGGCTCTAAACAGCGGTAATTGAATTCTTTTCAGGGTGGACACTGCTTCATCTGCTTTTATGCTTCAGTTCCCCAAGTCCAAACAAAGGAGTATCAATTCCTTGAAAATTTTGTTAGCTAAATATTGTGAGGTTTCCAAGAAAGTAATAAAGAGAaatgcaacaacaacaacaaaaaccccacaaagtgCTCTAGTCTCTCTGTGAGAGGCCTTGGTATCTTCCTGCTGCCTGGAAAAGCCAGATTCTGATGTCACTGGATTTTGGAGCACTTGAGAGTATAAATATGAGGATGTTTCACCTCTCTGAGGACTTGTTGCTGATCTCTGCTGACTCCTCACTGTCCACCATAACAGCCATCTCCACGCCACAGCGATGGACCATGGGGTGGTTCATCTGACCCTGATGACTGATGTTCTGTTCTGCTGCATCCCATGACTTGAAGCTGAAATGAcagaatgaaatgaaagcttTCTGACAGAAGAACAAGTCCCACTGCTGGCTTAGGAATTTTCCCTATGTCTTTGGTGTGTGAATTAGGGCACCAATCAAATGTCCAGGTCACAGTGGTTGAGAGGCCTGAGTCTCATTGTGGAGAAGCTGGTATGGACTTGTCGGTAGCACagttccatagaatcatagaaaagtttgggttggaaaagacctgaagctcatctagttccagccccctgccataaGCAAGGACACTTCACattaaaccaggttgctcaagaccctgtccagcctggcctttagGAGGAAGGTCatatattttgtctttaataaagaagaggggcaggaaagAAGATGTTGGTTGTTGCTACACATCAGGTgataaaatgctctttttatcCCTGCCTCCTTCTCTCACTCCAGCACATGGATGTCAAACCAAGCCATACACAATCTGGTCATGTAGCCTGTGCCTTAGTGTTTCTGAGATGTGCATATTTCTGTGTCACATACGACAGCCCATTTTCCTGCATCGTTGATAACAAATGTCATAGAGAGAAACCACATTTGTCTTGTTTGTTGATTCTGAGGTCACTCTTCATGACATCacacaggagcaggaaggaTAACCCACCCACCTGCCTGCAGATGGTGGCAGAAGAGAGGTTAGAGGGGATATGAGGTGTCTCCATGGGTCCCAGCAATGTGGCTCTGTTCCCATGGACAACTACcagagctgccagcactgctgcagctggggagctGAGGCATCTTGACTGCTCTTGTGAGAGGAATATCCCCAAAAAAGTGGTTCTGATCCCGGTCTGAGGCCCCTAGCTGGCACTGAGTCCAAATGTTGTGGCCCAAGTTAGGTCATGTGAAGAGTCGGAGTGTTTTACATCTCCTGTGatttacttgggaaaaaatcCTTTAGCTGAGGTCAAACAGGGGTTCAATGCTCTGCATCTGCAGTGGTCTCTCTGTTATCCTCGATACACCTCATACCTGGGCATTAGATCGAGTGGCAGTTGTGTCCACGAGACTTCTCAGGCTGCATGGGGGGAATCCAGCAGAGAACAGAGCTGTGTGGACTCTACAAGCTCAAGCCAGAGTCAACAGCACCCAAACcacctttgctttcatttctccttccttgCAACAAGACACCAGCTCCTGTGAAACCAGTGTGCAGAGACCTGGCTGGAGCCATCTCTTTAAAGAGAGGCTAATAGAGATTTTGCAGGGAAGCCTCTTTCTCCACACTTTCTCCATGTACCTTTCCTGACAGTCTGAATTCCACAGTCATATAGCCAGTGTCTGTCTTTGGGCAACTGAATCAAGCGCTGAAACTCAATTCaaatctgttgttttcttgGGCTATGAATAGTTCATTGGTCAACATTGTTTGCTTCCATCACCAGCTGAGCTATGATAGGGATTTCTGTTCTGGGCAGGAGGTGGTTGTTCCCCTCCACCCTACCCAAGACCAGCAGCATTGAAGAAAAACTGGCTCCTCTGTGCTCTATCCCAGAAGTAGAGTATCCCCATCCTGCTCTACCCACTTGTCCCTGTATCTCCTGAATgtgtggggagtgaaggtgTTTTCTGCACTTTTTACCACTCTTGGCATCATGTTCAATTCCCACCAGCACTAATTATCTGCCCAGCTCCCATCTAAGCCTCTGTGCCTCCCATTTCTAATGAGCTGGTTTAAGGTCTATAGGAAAGCTTTGCTTAGAAGAAAACCCTGGCCAAGGGACTTTGGTGGGATTCTCTGGAGTCTGGACCAGAGAAGCTGGCATAAGCTTGGGAAAGGAGGAATGTCTTTACTCCCTTGCCTGAGGCACCCGCAAGCGGCATGTGGTTCCCCACACATTGATCTAGATCCTATAAAACCCAAGAGTTCCTGTAGCTGTCTTCTGCACTGGGCAGAGGCTGCTTGGAAATCTGCCTCAGCCTTGTCTTCTTATGGCAAGACACCAGTGCTCTCCCAGGGTCCTGAGTGCTTTGCATCTGTTCTCAGTGCTTTGGGCTCCTGGGCTGAAAGAATATACAATGATACAATGCAGGTGTAACCCAGGTCAGTCTGCTGGGAGCTCTGAAACAGTGCTATGAGAAGACTTTCTTGGGACCTCCTCACTCTGATGGGGAATGAGGGCTCTTACTTACATGCAAGTGGAAGCTTGCATTTAAGCTCAGACTCTCACCCTTAGTGCCAATGTGATCCCTTCCCAATGGGGTGTCACCAGTCCTCTTCatccaaaaagaaaatgagtcaGGTAGGGTGTGTGCTCATGTTCAAGCAGGtacagggttttgttttgcaccCCACCCCTTGATTAGTAGTTCATTCATCTCTATTGATTCTTCAGCTAGTGACTAGGCCCCAAAGAGCTTGAATACACCCTGAAGCAAGTAGGCTTGATAAATAGGGTTTATTCTTATTTACATGGTAGACTAAATTTCCTGAAGATAATTGTGCCAAGCACACATCCCACTGGCtagcaaataaaaacaatacTTCTGTAAGGAGGAGTGTCATTGTGCAAACACTGAGGGGAGTGTGAGCACACTGGAGCTTTCAGCATCTGAGAATGGAGAAGGTGTGGCTGGACCTAGGAAAGCTGTTTCTGAGCCTTCCTGGTAGGCTGAGATGAAAAGCTTCCataaaagaaacacagctttctGAGAGGTATGGGAGAGGAATGCACAGATGCTTATGGTCAGCTTAAGGTTTAGACCATGCAAGAATGTTTTAGACCAAAAGAACCatctgaatgccttctttggAGCTGGtccgaggtcccttccagtggcctggggacagcagcagcacttgggaAGGGACTGGGTCATGAGCGACACAAGTCTGGTtgctttctcctctgcctcttgGCACCAGGTTGGACTCAACTCCTGGAGAAACAGTGCTTGTTTCAACTCAAAAAAGCAGCATAGGGCACCAGAGTCAGTGTTATGATCTTAAGACTCTATAACAGTACAAGTCTACAAAATGGTGGTTACACAGCAAAAATGAGAGATTTTGAGAGGTTGATTCTTTTATTTTGACCCTGTCTGGTGTGGAGGTGGCACTGTGGAGGTTTCTAACAGACCATGGATGATGGCCTCATCTTCCGCCTAGCAGAAGGAAACCTT
Proteins encoded:
- the LOC101872035 gene encoding C-factor-like; protein product: MAASGVLLTGSNRGIGLGLVKQLLRTPRPSAWIFATCRDPAGPRAQELRDLASKHPNLVLVKLDVADPSTITQAVRIVEEKLNGAGLNLLINNAGIYNPKSSLETVDAEEMIRTYKTNVVGPLLMAQAFLPLLKKAAQKSTGKGLSCSRAAIINISTMLGSIEKTPQCFFKPVISYRCSKAALNMLTRCQALTYREAGILCVALHPGWVKTDMGGQEADLTVDTSVQGLLSVLPILSEKHHGTLLSWEGKAIPW